One window of Streptococcus suis genomic DNA carries:
- the eno gene encoding phosphopyruvate hydratase gives MSIITDVYAREVLDSRGNPTLEVEVYTESGAFGRGMVPSGASTGEHEAVELRDGDKSRYLGLGTQKAVDNVNNVIADAIIGYDVRDQQAIDRAMIALDGTPNKGKLGANAILGVSIAVARAAADYLEVPLYTYLGGFNTKVLPTPMMNIINGGSHSDAPIAFQEFMILPVGAPSFKEGLRWGAEVFHALKKILKARGLVTAVGDEGGFAPKFEGTEDGVETIIEAIEAAGYEAGENGIMIGFDCASSEFYDKERKVYDYTKFEGEGAAVRTSAEQIDYLEELVNKYPIITIEDGMDENDWDGWKALTERLGKRVQLVGDDFFVTNTDYLARGIKEGAANSILIKVNQIGTLTETFEAIEMAKEAGYTAVVSHRSGETEDSTIADIAVATNAGQIKTGSLSRTDRIAKYNQLLRIEDQLGEVAVYKGLNSFYNLKK, from the coding sequence ATGTCAATTATTACTGATGTTTACGCTCGCGAAGTCCTTGACTCACGCGGTAACCCTACACTTGAAGTTGAAGTTTATACTGAATCAGGTGCTTTCGGACGTGGTATGGTTCCTTCAGGAGCTTCTACTGGTGAACACGAAGCAGTTGAACTTCGCGACGGTGACAAGTCTCGTTACCTTGGTCTTGGTACACAAAAAGCTGTTGACAACGTAAATAACGTGATTGCTGACGCTATCATCGGTTATGACGTTCGTGATCAACAAGCTATCGACCGCGCTATGATCGCTCTTGACGGTACTCCTAACAAAGGTAAGTTGGGTGCAAACGCAATCCTCGGTGTTTCTATCGCTGTTGCGCGTGCAGCTGCTGACTACCTTGAAGTGCCACTTTACACTTACCTTGGCGGATTCAATACTAAAGTATTGCCAACTCCAATGATGAACATCATCAACGGTGGTTCTCACTCAGACGCTCCAATCGCTTTCCAAGAATTCATGATCTTGCCAGTTGGCGCTCCTTCATTCAAAGAAGGTCTTCGTTGGGGTGCTGAAGTATTCCACGCTTTGAAGAAAATCTTGAAAGCTCGTGGTTTGGTAACAGCTGTTGGTGACGAAGGTGGTTTCGCTCCTAAGTTCGAAGGAACTGAAGACGGTGTTGAAACAATCATCGAAGCTATCGAAGCTGCTGGTTACGAAGCTGGCGAAAACGGCATCATGATCGGTTTCGACTGTGCGTCATCTGAGTTCTACGACAAAGAGCGTAAAGTTTACGACTACACTAAATTCGAAGGCGAAGGCGCTGCTGTCCGTACATCTGCAGAGCAAATTGACTACCTTGAAGAATTGGTTAACAAATACCCAATCATCACTATCGAAGATGGTATGGATGAAAACGACTGGGATGGCTGGAAAGCTCTTACTGAGCGTCTTGGCAAACGCGTTCAATTGGTTGGTGACGACTTCTTCGTAACAAACACTGACTACCTTGCACGTGGTATCAAAGAAGGTGCTGCTAACTCAATCCTTATCAAAGTTAACCAAATCGGTACGCTTACTGAAACATTCGAAGCTATCGAAATGGCTAAAGAAGCTGGCTACACTGCAGTTGTATCACACCGTTCAGGTGAAACTGAAGATTCAACAATCGCTGACATCGCAGTTGCAACTAACGCAGGCCAAATCAAGACTGGTTCATTGTCACGTACAGACCGTATCGCTAAATACAACCAGTTGCTTCG
- a CDS encoding YueI family protein, producing MTDIQKTILQKASGETRLDPDQQRKYMGTFRERVVLILNFEEANHPDLAKNFASICQKLLSETSPLFLKLSPSLSDSLQIALMKIAQQGSITASIIDEKVGASPYALLFHTDHAVDKEDIAFAANFPEWMTKTEKKEDTKPSFWKKLFG from the coding sequence ATGACTGATATTCAAAAAACAATTTTACAAAAAGCATCTGGCGAGACCAGACTGGACCCTGACCAACAGCGTAAATACATGGGAACCTTCCGCGAACGGGTGGTCCTCATTCTCAATTTTGAAGAGGCCAATCATCCTGATCTGGCAAAGAACTTTGCTTCTATCTGCCAAAAACTCCTGTCAGAAACCAGTCCTCTTTTTCTCAAGTTGTCCCCTTCCCTGTCCGATAGCCTGCAAATCGCACTGATGAAAATTGCTCAGCAGGGTAGCATCACAGCCAGCATTATCGATGAGAAAGTTGGCGCTTCACCTTATGCTCTCCTATTCCACACGGACCATGCTGTCGATAAGGAGGATATTGCATTCGCAGCAAACTTTCCAGAATGGATGACAAAAACAGAAAAAAAGGAAGATACAAAACCTTCCTTCTGGAAAAAATTATTTGGGTAA
- the pepF gene encoding oligoendopeptidase F produces MSKQRHEIEEKYQWDLATIFPTDEAWEAELADLQAETEKAKAFAGHLLDSAKSLLEISETQLGLIRRLEKLYVYANMKNDQDTREGKYQEFQAKGMTLYSAFSQAFAFYEPEFMAITEEQLEAFKAEEPALTQYNHQFEKLLAAKDHILSQEVEEVLAATSEIFEAPSETFSVLDNASLRFPEIADEDGKLVPLSHGNYISFMESKNREVRQEAYEALYETYEQFQHTYAKTLQSNVKVNNLKARLRKYDSARHAALSANFIPESVYDTLVSAVNKHLPLLHRYINLRKKLLGIDDLKMYDMYTPLSSTDTKVTYEEALATCVETLDIFGDEYAAIVKEAFENRWIDVHVNEGKRSGAYSGGAYDTNAFMLLNWQDNLDNMYTLIHETGHSLHSMLTRQNQPYVYGHYSIFLAEIASTTNENLLTEKLLAEVEDDKTRFAILNHYLDGFRGTVFRQTQFAEFEQAIYKADQEGQVLTADFLNQLYGKLNEKYYGLSAEENPLIQYEWARIPHFYYNFYVYQYSTGFAAASALADKIVNGNPEDKENYLNYLKAGSSDYPLNVIAKAGVDMTKEDYLNDAFKVFEARLTELEALVEKGVHL; encoded by the coding sequence ATGTCAAAACAACGTCATGAAATCGAAGAAAAATACCAGTGGGATTTAGCGACTATTTTCCCAACAGATGAGGCTTGGGAAGCCGAGTTGGCTGATCTCCAAGCAGAAACAGAAAAAGCTAAGGCCTTTGCAGGTCACTTGTTGGACTCAGCTAAGAGCCTTTTGGAGATTAGCGAAACCCAGCTTGGTCTGATTCGTAGGCTTGAAAAGCTCTATGTCTATGCGAATATGAAAAATGACCAAGATACTCGTGAAGGGAAATATCAGGAATTCCAAGCTAAAGGTATGACCCTCTATTCTGCCTTTTCACAGGCTTTTGCCTTCTATGAGCCAGAATTTATGGCCATTACTGAGGAGCAACTAGAGGCTTTCAAGGCAGAAGAGCCAGCTCTTACTCAGTACAACCACCAGTTTGAAAAACTCTTGGCAGCCAAGGATCACATCTTGTCACAAGAAGTAGAAGAAGTTCTTGCGGCGACCAGTGAGATTTTTGAAGCACCATCTGAAACATTCTCTGTCTTGGATAATGCTAGCCTGCGTTTCCCAGAAATCGCAGATGAGGACGGCAAGTTGGTGCCCCTTTCTCACGGCAACTACATCTCCTTTATGGAGTCCAAAAACCGCGAAGTGCGTCAAGAGGCCTATGAGGCACTCTACGAAACCTACGAGCAGTTCCAGCATACCTACGCCAAGACCCTTCAGTCTAACGTTAAGGTCAATAACCTGAAAGCTCGTTTGCGGAAGTACGACTCTGCTCGCCACGCAGCCCTTTCTGCCAACTTTATCCCAGAGTCCGTTTACGATACATTAGTGTCAGCAGTCAACAAGCACCTCCCGCTCTTGCACCGCTACATCAATTTGCGTAAGAAACTCTTGGGTATTGATGACCTTAAGATGTACGATATGTACACACCGCTTTCGAGCACAGATACAAAAGTCACCTATGAGGAGGCCTTGGCTACTTGTGTCGAAACCTTGGATATCTTTGGTGATGAGTACGCGGCCATTGTCAAAGAAGCCTTTGAAAACCGCTGGATTGATGTCCATGTCAACGAAGGCAAGCGTTCAGGAGCCTATTCAGGTGGTGCTTACGACACCAACGCCTTCATGCTCCTCAACTGGCAGGACAATTTGGACAATATGTACACCCTGATTCACGAAACAGGGCATTCACTTCATTCGATGTTGACTCGTCAGAATCAGCCCTATGTCTATGGTCACTATTCGATTTTCTTGGCTGAGATTGCGTCAACAACCAACGAAAATCTCTTGACTGAGAAGCTCTTGGCAGAAGTGGAAGACGACAAGACCCGCTTTGCTATTCTCAATCACTACCTCGACGGTTTCCGTGGAACGGTCTTCCGTCAAACCCAATTTGCTGAGTTTGAGCAGGCTATTTACAAGGCTGACCAGGAAGGCCAAGTCTTGACCGCTGATTTCCTCAACCAGCTTTACGGTAAACTCAATGAGAAGTATTATGGCTTGTCTGCGGAAGAAAATCCATTGATTCAGTATGAGTGGGCTCGTATTCCACATTTCTATTACAATTTCTATGTTTACCAATATTCAACTGGCTTTGCGGCAGCGTCTGCTTTAGCAGACAAGATTGTCAATGGTAACCCAGAGGACAAGGAAAACTACCTCAACTACCTCAAGGCTGGTAGCTCTGATTATCCACTCAATGTCATCGCAAAAGCTGGCGTGGATATGACCAAGGAAGACTATCTCAACGATGCCTTCAAGGTCTTTGAAGCCCGCTTGACAGAGTTGGAAGCTCTCGTTGAGAAAGGTGTGCACCTATAA
- a CDS encoding competence protein CoiA family protein → MLVALDEDGQVFNVLENPAPQGSFSCPGCGGPVRYKSGKILRSHFAHVTLRDCHYFSENESAQHLSLKSCLYRWLINAEQVELEKSLPSIGQVADLFVNNSLALEVQCSSLPISRLQLRTQAYREGGYLVLWLLGKDLWLKERLTNLHKQFLSFSMNMGFHLWELDDEKKELRLRYLIHEDLRGKVHCMTKVFPFCEGNLLEILRLPFAKQILSSMTCPMDEDLPRYIAQQLYYKSPKWLALQAEAYGRGENLLIKTALDFYPQIRLPRSAIGFAQIKQDLTPMYQAFDQFYDKAKDKSRQILYPPIMYRQLM, encoded by the coding sequence ATGTTAGTTGCACTTGATGAAGATGGGCAAGTCTTTAATGTCTTGGAAAATCCTGCGCCGCAAGGCAGTTTTTCCTGTCCAGGTTGTGGAGGACCGGTCCGATACAAATCTGGAAAAATTCTGCGTTCGCACTTTGCCCACGTCACCCTGCGGGACTGCCATTACTTTTCCGAGAATGAATCCGCCCAGCATCTGTCACTTAAGTCTTGTCTGTACAGATGGTTAATCAATGCCGAACAAGTTGAACTTGAAAAAAGCCTGCCCAGTATAGGGCAGGTCGCGGATTTATTTGTTAATAATAGTCTAGCTTTGGAAGTCCAATGTTCCAGTCTGCCGATTTCTCGTTTGCAGCTGAGGACGCAGGCCTATCGTGAGGGTGGTTATCTGGTTCTTTGGTTGCTTGGCAAGGATTTGTGGCTCAAGGAACGACTGACCAATTTGCACAAGCAATTTCTCTCTTTTAGTATGAATATGGGGTTTCACCTCTGGGAATTAGATGACGAGAAAAAAGAATTGCGGCTCCGTTACCTTATTCATGAAGACTTACGAGGTAAGGTCCACTGTATGACTAAGGTTTTTCCATTTTGCGAGGGAAATTTATTGGAAATCTTGCGTCTGCCCTTTGCCAAGCAAATTCTATCTAGCATGACTTGTCCAATGGATGAGGATTTGCCTCGCTACATTGCTCAACAGCTTTATTACAAATCCCCCAAATGGCTCGCCCTGCAAGCAGAGGCTTATGGACGTGGGGAAAATCTACTGATCAAGACAGCATTAGACTTTTATCCCCAAATCCGACTGCCCCGCTCTGCCATTGGCTTTGCCCAAATCAAGCAAGACCTGACTCCGATGTACCAAGCATTTGATCAGTTTTACGACAAAGCAAAAGATAAGAGTAGACAAATCTTGTATCCACCTATAATGTATAGACAACTTATGTAA
- a CDS encoding GNAT family N-acetyltransferase produces MTKNIIKWEKDGFILQSFQVGFAEKYYEDCFTKPSVEIYRLTGSSGTYTKDDVINFYNRIVADPDRFDFILIAPDGTFIGESVINELDRENNSANFRIVIFDEDYLDRGLGSWAVEKTRDFAFEQVGLHRLELEVFSFNPRAKRAYEKAGFRLEGIKRDSHKTADGYADTLIMSILEKEWKVLKKPAD; encoded by the coding sequence ATGACCAAAAATATTATCAAATGGGAAAAGGATGGCTTCATTCTGCAGTCCTTTCAAGTGGGCTTTGCAGAGAAATACTATGAGGACTGTTTTACCAAGCCTTCCGTTGAAATTTATCGTTTGACAGGGAGCTCGGGAACTTACACTAAAGATGACGTTATCAACTTCTACAATCGGATTGTGGCTGACCCTGATCGGTTTGATTTTATCTTGATTGCACCTGACGGAACCTTTATCGGTGAGTCGGTCATCAATGAACTAGATAGGGAGAATAACTCCGCTAACTTTCGGATTGTTATCTTTGACGAGGACTATTTGGACCGTGGTTTGGGCTCTTGGGCAGTCGAGAAAACCAGAGATTTCGCTTTTGAGCAGGTTGGCTTACATCGCTTGGAATTGGAAGTTTTTTCCTTCAACCCGCGTGCCAAGCGTGCCTATGAAAAAGCAGGTTTTCGTTTAGAAGGTATCAAGCGTGACAGCCATAAGACAGCAGACGGTTATGCCGATACCCTCATTATGTCCATTCTAGAAAAGGAATGGAAAGTACTCAAAAAACCAGCCGACTAG
- the metG gene encoding methionine--tRNA ligase, with product MMSKTPFYITTPIYYPSGKLHIGSAYTTIACDVLARYKRLMGHEVFYLTGLDEHGQKIEEKANEAGLTPQAYVDGMAVGVKELWNLLDISYDKFIRTTDDYHEEVVAAVFEKLLAQDDIYLGEYSGWYSVSDEEFFTESQLEEVFRDENGKVTGGIAPSGHEVAWVSEESYFLRLSKYQDKLVEFFNAHPDFIQPDGRLNEIMKNFIEPGLEDLAVSRTSFTWGVPVPSNPKHVVYVWIDALLNYATALGYGQEETANYDKFWNGTVYHMVGKDILRFHSIYWPIMLMMLDMKLPDRLVAHGWFVMKDGKMSKSKGNVVYPEMLVERFGLDPLRYYLMRSLPVGSDGTFTPEDYVGRINYELANDLGNLLNRTVAMINKYFGGQVPTFVANVTDFDADLAAVVADNLASYHKYMEAVDYPRALEAVWNIISRTNKYIDETAPWVLAKEEADRDKLAAVMAHLTAGLRVVAHLIQPFMMTTSNAIMEQLGLGTAFDLENLDFAGLPAGLTVVAKGTPIFPRLDMEEEIAYIQAQMGGSSAISQEEEKEWNPADVELKNEKAAIKFEDFDAVEIRVAEVKEVAKVEGSDKLLKFRLDAGDGQDRQILSGIAKYYPNEQELVGKKVQIVANLKPRKMMGLLSQGMILSAEHDGNLTLLTVDPSVPNGSQIG from the coding sequence ATCATGTCAAAAACACCATTTTATATTACAACGCCTATTTATTACCCATCGGGTAAGCTCCACATTGGTTCGGCCTATACGACCATTGCCTGTGACGTACTGGCTCGCTACAAGCGTCTCATGGGCCATGAGGTTTTCTATCTGACAGGGCTTGATGAGCACGGTCAAAAGATTGAAGAGAAGGCTAACGAAGCTGGTTTGACACCTCAAGCCTACGTTGACGGCATGGCGGTTGGCGTTAAAGAGCTCTGGAACTTGCTCGACATCTCTTACGACAAATTTATCCGCACGACTGATGATTACCACGAGGAAGTGGTGGCGGCTGTTTTTGAAAAATTGCTGGCGCAGGACGACATTTACTTGGGAGAGTATTCTGGATGGTACTCCGTATCAGACGAGGAATTCTTCACCGAGAGCCAATTAGAAGAGGTCTTCCGAGATGAAAACGGCAAGGTAACAGGCGGTATCGCTCCGAGCGGTCACGAGGTTGCCTGGGTTTCAGAGGAATCCTACTTCCTCCGCCTCAGCAAGTATCAGGATAAATTGGTTGAGTTCTTCAATGCTCACCCAGACTTTATCCAGCCAGACGGCCGCCTCAATGAAATCATGAAAAACTTCATCGAGCCAGGCTTGGAAGATTTGGCCGTATCCCGTACTTCATTTACCTGGGGCGTGCCCGTACCGTCAAATCCAAAGCACGTTGTCTATGTCTGGATTGATGCCCTACTCAACTACGCAACTGCCTTGGGCTATGGTCAGGAAGAAACAGCCAACTACGACAAGTTCTGGAATGGAACAGTTTACCATATGGTTGGCAAGGACATTCTTCGTTTCCACTCCATTTACTGGCCAATTATGCTCATGATGTTGGATATGAAGTTGCCAGACCGCTTGGTTGCTCATGGCTGGTTTGTCATGAAAGATGGCAAGATGTCTAAGTCTAAGGGCAATGTGGTTTATCCAGAAATGCTGGTCGAGCGTTTCGGTTTGGATCCGCTCCGTTATTACCTCATGCGTAGTCTACCAGTTGGCTCTGACGGCACCTTTACACCAGAAGATTATGTTGGTCGTATCAACTACGAACTAGCTAACGACCTTGGAAACTTGCTCAACCGTACCGTTGCTATGATTAACAAGTACTTCGGTGGTCAGGTACCGACTTTTGTTGCCAACGTGACAGATTTTGATGCGGACTTGGCGGCAGTAGTTGCTGACAACTTAGCAAGCTACCACAAATATATGGAAGCTGTTGACTACCCACGCGCCTTGGAAGCGGTATGGAATATCATCTCCCGTACCAACAAGTACATCGATGAAACAGCACCGTGGGTCTTGGCAAAAGAAGAAGCTGACCGTGACAAGTTGGCGGCGGTGATGGCTCACTTGACAGCAGGTCTTCGTGTGGTGGCTCATCTCATTCAACCATTCATGATGACTACTTCAAATGCCATTATGGAACAGCTTGGTTTGGGAACAGCATTTGACCTTGAAAACCTTGATTTTGCTGGTCTTCCAGCTGGTTTGACAGTGGTCGCAAAAGGTACACCTATCTTCCCACGTCTGGATATGGAAGAGGAAATCGCCTATATCCAAGCTCAAATGGGTGGCAGCTCTGCTATTTCCCAAGAGGAAGAAAAAGAGTGGAACCCAGCTGACGTGGAACTCAAAAACGAAAAAGCTGCGATCAAGTTCGAGGACTTTGATGCGGTTGAAATCCGCGTGGCCGAAGTCAAGGAAGTTGCCAAGGTGGAGGGCTCTGACAAGTTGCTCAAGTTCCGTCTAGATGCTGGTGACGGTCAGGACCGCCAAATCCTGTCTGGTATTGCCAAGTACTATCCAAATGAGCAGGAGTTGGTCGGTAAGAAAGTTCAAATCGTTGCCAACCTCAAGCCACGTAAGATGATGGGCTTGCTCAGCCAGGGTATGATCCTCTCAGCCGAACACGACGGCAATTTGACACTTTTAACAGTAGATCCATCTGTGCCAAACGGCAGTCAGATTGGGTAA
- a CDS encoding DUF1361 domain-containing protein, with translation MFSPKNLLIHLFYVLIVVGLFLYGAQDSPLIGNMTMALIALDLAILVKENSHVASKLLLTPFWLFFYPNTFFMVTQLTNLQLASNTLWEQSSLILFMLTIPAILFGIMAGVESLELIFKGYNIRHYSLRLLVIGTLALTSSYAIYVAHFANLHSWDIFVQPFIVLNSMLAAISWETFPFIMGVTFLQVMVLVFAVDE, from the coding sequence ATGTTTTCTCCTAAGAATTTATTGATTCATCTATTTTATGTACTGATTGTGGTCGGTCTCTTTTTATATGGAGCCCAGGATTCACCCCTGATTGGGAATATGACCATGGCCCTCATCGCCTTGGATTTGGCCATTTTAGTCAAGGAAAACAGCCATGTGGCAAGCAAGCTCCTCCTGACACCATTTTGGCTCTTCTTCTATCCCAACACCTTCTTTATGGTGACCCAGCTAACCAATCTCCAGCTGGCCAGCAATACCCTTTGGGAACAAAGCAGTCTGATTCTCTTCATGTTGACCATTCCTGCTATTTTATTCGGCATTATGGCTGGGGTAGAGAGCTTGGAGCTGATTTTCAAGGGCTACAATATCAGACATTACAGCTTGCGACTCCTAGTAATTGGCACCCTGGCTCTGACATCTAGCTACGCTATTTATGTCGCCCATTTTGCCAATCTTCATTCTTGGGATATTTTCGTTCAGCCCTTCATCGTCTTAAATTCTATGTTGGCAGCTATCTCTTGGGAAACATTCCCATTTATTATGGGCGTGACTTTTCTTCAAGTCATGGTCTTGGTCTTTGCCGTTGATGAATAA
- a CDS encoding DUF1361 domain-containing protein, translated as MFTKKNVFIHIFFLIIAAGLKRYGVTAPDLTWNMFLALVALDFAILTNYSKSKYIKIIAALLWLFFYPNTFYMVTDIVHMHFANTVLWQRESMILFMLYVPSIFYGVMTGVESLRLIFSAFSIKSYWLRLFLIGGLSLLSSFAIHIGRYARLNSWDIFTRPSLVVSEMIEVISWAALPFILGFTFIQIMVLVFSIDE; from the coding sequence ATGTTTACAAAGAAAAATGTTTTTATTCATATTTTTTTCCTCATCATCGCTGCCGGTCTAAAGCGTTATGGTGTCACCGCACCAGACTTGACTTGGAATATGTTTTTGGCTTTGGTAGCACTTGATTTTGCCATCCTCACCAACTACAGTAAGTCTAAATACATAAAAATCATTGCTGCCCTTCTCTGGCTCTTTTTCTATCCTAATACCTTTTATATGGTGACGGACATCGTCCATATGCATTTTGCAAACACTGTACTCTGGCAACGGGAAAGCATGATCCTTTTCATGCTCTATGTCCCAAGTATTTTCTATGGGGTCATGACTGGCGTGGAAAGCCTGCGGCTGATTTTCTCTGCCTTTTCTATCAAGTCCTACTGGTTGCGTTTGTTCCTAATTGGAGGGCTATCGCTTCTATCCAGCTTTGCCATTCACATTGGACGCTATGCCCGGCTCAATTCATGGGACATCTTTACCAGACCAAGCCTGGTTGTCAGTGAAATGATTGAAGTCATTTCTTGGGCTGCCCTGCCCTTCATCCTGGGCTTTACCTTTATACAAATCATGGTCTTGGTCTTTTCCATAGACGAATAA
- a CDS encoding DUF3885 domain-containing protein: protein MIFNNWIKEFRLENKPLVGPFFYATPLALRFEIGPAVEAEQLPRKVYLDRAFARAVELMETAASAYDYVILSLLRQEDRDIDTYLWHFTSKFNFDKCPEPDLVEVEDWTGEVLVFERYLFPVTDQDLKALLKEIIKADHGGFNYLSASVLFLSSKEKVLYHCYDDRGVDIALVDDDKRRQLFTDCHDLLFDYDMEEMERRMES, encoded by the coding sequence ATGATTTTTAATAACTGGATCAAGGAGTTTCGATTAGAAAACAAGCCATTGGTAGGTCCATTTTTCTATGCGACCCCTCTGGCGCTTCGTTTTGAGATTGGTCCTGCGGTTGAGGCTGAACAGCTACCTAGAAAAGTGTATCTGGATAGGGCTTTTGCGCGTGCGGTTGAATTGATGGAGACTGCAGCTTCAGCATACGACTATGTGATTCTTTCGCTGCTTCGCCAGGAAGATAGGGACATCGACACTTACCTCTGGCATTTTACATCGAAATTTAACTTTGACAAGTGCCCTGAGCCTGACTTGGTTGAAGTGGAGGACTGGACGGGAGAAGTGCTGGTCTTTGAACGCTATCTTTTTCCGGTCACTGACCAAGATTTGAAAGCTCTGTTGAAGGAGATTATCAAAGCCGACCATGGTGGTTTTAACTACCTTTCTGCTTCAGTTCTCTTTCTATCTAGCAAGGAAAAGGTTCTGTATCATTGCTATGATGATAGGGGAGTGGATATCGCATTGGTGGATGATGACAAGCGTCGTCAGCTTTTTACGGACTGCCATGACCTGCTTTTTGACTATGATATGGAGGAGATGGAGAGGAGGATGGAGAGTTAG
- a CDS encoding YlbF/YmcA family competence regulator, which yields MSTNIYDIANELERAIRNLPEYKAVEAVKVSVEANPEAKSILEGYIEFQKSIQAKLQAGDIPTEVDQKKMLDFNKQVQGNALLTEYFSKQQQLGTYVADLERIIFTPLNELL from the coding sequence ATGTCAACAAATATCTATGATATTGCCAATGAGTTGGAGCGTGCTATCCGCAATTTGCCTGAATACAAGGCGGTTGAAGCGGTTAAGGTGTCTGTGGAAGCCAATCCAGAAGCCAAGTCTATTTTGGAAGGCTACATTGAGTTCCAAAAGTCTATCCAAGCTAAATTGCAGGCTGGTGACATTCCGACTGAAGTGGACCAGAAAAAGATGCTGGACTTCAATAAGCAGGTTCAAGGTAACGCTCTTTTGACAGAGTACTTCAGCAAGCAACAGCAGTTGGGAACCTACGTAGCTGATTTGGAGCGAATTATCTTCACACCGCTGAATGAATTGTTATAA
- a CDS encoding prephenate dehydrogenase, translating into MTKTIYIAGLGLIGASLALGIRKAHPDYRIIGYNRGEQSRRVALERGMVDLATDNFTQYAGQADVIILCVPIQQTIEFIKELSQLGLKENVLVTDAGSTKVAIVAAAEEYLAPKGINFIGGHPMAGSHKSGAEAADSLLFENAYFIMTPSSLTKPDAVPRLTDLLSGTGARFVQIEAEEHDRVTSQVSHFPHVLASSLMNQAGDYALDHPFTNNFAAGGFRDMTRIAESEPGMWTSILVTNPEPILGRIEEFKARLDQVAQLLSTKDQDAIWEFFDHGRKMRKAMEIHKRAGVDSFYDLFINVPDEEDTVLKVLEVLRGISIVNIRINEENREDIYGILQITFKNKEDLEDAAGRLRQQTDYQIHLD; encoded by the coding sequence ATGACAAAAACGATTTATATTGCAGGCTTGGGGCTGATTGGGGCCTCTTTGGCCCTGGGTATTCGGAAGGCCCACCCAGATTACCGAATCATTGGCTACAATCGCGGTGAGCAATCGCGGCGCGTGGCTCTGGAGCGGGGCATGGTGGACCTGGCGACAGACAATTTTACCCAGTATGCAGGTCAGGCAGATGTGATTATCCTCTGTGTGCCTATCCAGCAGACTATCGAATTTATCAAAGAACTGAGCCAATTGGGCTTAAAAGAAAATGTCCTTGTGACTGACGCAGGTTCGACCAAGGTGGCCATTGTGGCAGCGGCTGAGGAATACCTGGCACCCAAAGGTATCAACTTTATTGGTGGACATCCCATGGCAGGTAGCCATAAATCGGGCGCTGAGGCGGCAGATAGCTTGCTCTTTGAAAATGCCTATTTTATCATGACGCCTTCTAGTCTGACCAAGCCAGATGCAGTGCCACGATTGACAGATTTGTTGTCGGGGACCGGTGCTCGTTTTGTGCAAATCGAAGCGGAGGAGCACGACCGGGTGACCAGTCAGGTTTCCCATTTTCCTCACGTTTTGGCATCTAGTCTGATGAATCAGGCTGGGGACTATGCTCTGGACCATCCTTTCACTAATAATTTTGCGGCAGGTGGTTTCAGGGATATGACGCGGATTGCGGAGAGTGAGCCTGGCATGTGGACCAGTATTTTGGTGACCAATCCAGAGCCGATTCTGGGACGGATTGAGGAATTTAAGGCGAGATTGGACCAAGTAGCTCAGCTATTGTCCACAAAAGACCAGGATGCTATCTGGGAGTTTTTCGACCATGGACGGAAGATGCGCAAGGCTATGGAAATTCATAAGCGGGCTGGTGTGGATTCCTTCTATGATTTGTTTATCAATGTTCCGGATGAGGAAGACACGGTCTTGAAGGTGCTGGAGGTCCTGCGAGGCATTTCTATCGTCAATATCCGCATCAACGAGGAAAACCGTGAGGATATTTACGGTATCTTGCAAATTACGTTTAAAAATAAGGAAGATTTGGAGGATGCAGCTGGACGGTTGCGTCAGCAGACGGACTACCAAATCCACCTAGATTAG